A stretch of Helicobacter pylori oki112 DNA encodes these proteins:
- a CDS encoding glycosyltransferase family 2 protein, giving the protein MLKVSVITACFNSEKTIEDTILSVLNQTYKNIEYIIIDGASTDGTLEIIQKYRDKIACAISEKDKGIYDAMNKGIKRSSGDIIALLNSDDFYKDEFVVEKVVHEFENKNCDSVYADLVFVKPDCLEKVVRYYESGEFNPKTLLYGVVPAHPTLFVKKAIYERYGLYKTDYKISADFEMIIRLFVVQKISFSYLKEVLVIMRTGGVSARGFKSLLLRNKENLRACQENGIRANVFSMLLKYPRKIMGLFKRGI; this is encoded by the coding sequence TTGTTAAAAGTTTCTGTGATCACGGCGTGTTTTAACAGCGAAAAAACCATTGAAGACACCATTCTTTCTGTGCTTAATCAAACTTATAAAAACATTGAATACATCATTATAGATGGGGCTAGCACGGATGGCACTTTAGAAATCATTCAAAAATACAGAGATAAAATCGCTTGCGCAATAAGTGAAAAAGATAAGGGCATTTATGATGCTATGAATAAAGGCATAAAGCGTTCTAGTGGGGATATTATCGCTTTATTGAATAGCGATGATTTTTACAAAGATGAGTTTGTGGTAGAAAAAGTGGTGCATGAGTTTGAAAACAAAAATTGCGATAGCGTGTATGCGGATCTGGTGTTTGTCAAACCTGATTGCTTGGAAAAAGTGGTCCGTTATTATGAAAGCGGGGAGTTTAACCCTAAAACCTTGCTTTATGGCGTGGTGCCAGCGCACCCCACGCTTTTTGTCAAAAAAGCCATTTATGAACGCTATGGGCTTTACAAAACCGATTATAAGATTTCAGCGGATTTTGAGATGATCATCCGCTTGTTTGTGGTGCAAAAAATAAGCTTTTCTTATTTGAAAGAAGTGTTAGTCATCATGCGCACCGGTGGGGTTAGCGCAAGGGGGTTTAAAAGCCTTTTATTAAGGAATAAAGAAAATTTGAGAGCGTGCCAGGAAAACGGCATTCGAGCGAATGTTTTTTCCATGCTTTTAAAATACCCCAGAAAGATCATGGGCTTATTTAAAAGGGGGATCTAA
- the grpE gene encoding nucleotide exchange factor GrpE, whose product MKDEHNQEHDLSPKEPEFYQKACTCKEQQGGEKQEASEKECEIKEDFELKYKEMHEKYLRVHADFENVKKRLERDKSMALEYAYEKIALDLLPVIDALLGAHKSAAEENKESALTKGLELTMEKLHEVLARHGIEGIECLEEFDPNFHNAIMQVKSEEKENGKIVQVLQQGYKYKGRVLRPAMVSIAKND is encoded by the coding sequence ATGAAAGATGAACACAACCAAGAACACGATTTAAGCCCAAAAGAGCCAGAGTTTTATCAAAAGGCTTGCACTTGCAAAGAACAACAGGGTGGAGAAAAGCAAGAAGCAAGCGAAAAAGAATGCGAGATCAAGGAAGATTTTGAGCTTAAATATAAAGAAATGCACGAAAAATACTTGAGAGTGCATGCGGATTTTGAAAACGTGAAAAAGCGCTTAGAAAGAGACAAGAGCATGGCGTTAGAGTATGCGTATGAAAAAATTGCATTGGATCTATTGCCGGTGATTGATGCGCTTCTTGGGGCTCATAAGAGTGCTGCAGAAGAAAATAAAGAGAGCGCTTTAACCAAAGGCTTGGAGCTTACGATGGAAAAGCTGCATGAAGTTTTGGCAAGGCATGGCATTGAGGGGATTGAATGCTTAGAAGAGTTTGATCCCAATTTCCACAATGCGATCATGCAAGTCAAAAGCGAAGAAAAAGAAAACGGGAAAATCGTGCAGGTTTTGCAACAGGGCTACAAGTATAAGGGTAGGGTTTTGAGGCCGGCAATGGTGAGCATTGCTAAAAACGATTAA
- the dnaK gene encoding molecular chaperone DnaK produces MGKVIGIDLGTTNSAMAVYEGNEAKIIANKEGKNTTPSIVAFTDKGEILVGESAKRQAVTNPEKTIYSIKRIMGLMFNEDKAKEAEKRLPYKIVDRNGACAIEISGKVYTPQEISAKILMKLKEDAESYLGESVTEAVITVPAYFNDSQRKATKEAGTIAGLNVLRIINEPTSAALAYGLDKKESEKIMVYDLGGGTFDVTVLETGDNVVEVLATGGNAFLGGDDFDNRVIDFLAAEFKSETGIEIKNDVMALQRLKEAAENAKKELSSAMETEINLPFITADATGPKHLVKKLTRAKFESLTEDLMEETISKIESVIKDAGLTKNEISEVVMVGGSTRIPKVQERVKAFINKDLNKSVNPDEVVAVGASIQGGVLKGDVKDVLLLDVTPLSLGIETLGGVMTKVIDRGTTIPAKKSQVFSTAEDNQPAVSIMVLQGERELARDNKSLGKFDLQGIAPAPRGVPQIEVTFDIDANGILTVSAQDKNTGKSQEIKISGSSGLSDSEIEKMVKDAELHKEEDARKKEVIEARNHADSLAHQTQKSLDEHKTNLNENDANEIQNAINALKDCIKNDNVTKAELEDKTKSLVQVAQKLGEAMANKNNAEQPKKKDDDVIDAEVE; encoded by the coding sequence ATGGGAAAAGTTATTGGAATTGATTTAGGGACAACCAACTCCGCAATGGCGGTTTATGAAGGCAATGAAGCAAAGATTATTGCTAATAAAGAGGGTAAAAACACCACTCCTTCTATTGTAGCCTTTACGGATAAGGGCGAGATTTTAGTGGGCGAGAGCGCGAAAAGACAAGCGGTAACCAACCCAGAAAAAACCATTTATTCTATTAAAAGAATCATGGGTTTGATGTTTAATGAAGATAAGGCTAAAGAAGCCGAAAAACGCTTGCCTTATAAGATTGTGGATAGGAATGGGGCTTGCGCGATTGAGATTTCAGGTAAAGTTTATACCCCTCAAGAAATTTCAGCCAAAATTTTAATGAAACTCAAAGAAGACGCTGAAAGTTATTTAGGCGAGAGCGTTACGGAAGCAGTGATCACGGTTCCGGCTTATTTTAACGACAGCCAAAGGAAAGCGACTAAAGAAGCCGGCACGATTGCAGGGCTTAATGTTTTAAGGATCATCAATGAGCCTACCAGTGCGGCGTTAGCTTATGGCTTGGATAAAAAAGAGAGCGAAAAAATCATGGTTTATGATTTGGGTGGGGGAACTTTTGATGTTACCGTTTTAGAAACAGGCGATAATGTCGTGGAAGTTTTAGCCACAGGGGGCAATGCGTTTTTAGGGGGCGATGATTTTGACAATCGTGTGATTGATTTCTTAGCGGCTGAGTTTAAAAGCGAAACGGGCATTGAAATCAAAAACGATGTGATGGCGTTGCAACGCCTGAAAGAAGCGGCTGAAAACGCTAAAAAAGAACTAAGCTCTGCGATGGAGACTGAAATCAATTTGCCCTTTATCACCGCAGACGCTACCGGGCCTAAACACTTGGTTAAAAAACTCACTAGGGCTAAATTTGAAAGCTTGACAGAAGATCTCATGGAAGAAACGATTTCTAAAATTGAAAGCGTGATCAAAGACGCGGGGCTAACCAAAAATGAAATTTCAGAAGTGGTGATGGTGGGAGGCTCTACTCGTATCCCTAAAGTCCAAGAAAGGGTGAAAGCCTTTATCAACAAAGATTTGAATAAAAGCGTCAATCCTGATGAGGTCGTAGCGGTGGGAGCGAGCATTCAAGGGGGCGTGTTAAAAGGCGATGTGAAAGATGTGCTTTTATTAGACGTTACGCCTTTAAGCCTTGGGATTGAAACTTTAGGGGGCGTGATGACTAAAGTGATTGATAGAGGCACGACTATTCCGGCGAAAAAATCTCAAGTGTTCTCAACCGCTGAAGACAACCAGCCCGCTGTGTCCATTATGGTTTTACAAGGCGAAAGGGAATTAGCAAGGGATAATAAATCTTTGGGTAAATTTGATTTGCAAGGCATCGCTCCCGCTCCAAGAGGCGTGCCGCAAATTGAAGTAACCTTTGATATTGACGCTAACGGGATTTTAACCGTGTCAGCACAAGATAAAAATACCGGTAAAAGCCAAGAGATTAAAATTTCTGGTTCTAGCGGGTTGTCTGATAGCGAAATTGAAAAAATGGTGAAAGACGCTGAATTGCACAAAGAAGAAGACGCTAGAAAAAAAGAAGTGATTGAAGCGAGAAACCATGCCGATAGTTTGGCGCACCAAACCCAAAAGAGCCTTGATGAGCATAAAACAAATTTGAATGAAAACGACGCTAACGAGATCCAAAACGCCATTAACGCTCTTAAAGATTGCATCAAAAACGATAACGTTACTAAAGCGGAGCTTGAAGACAAAACCAAATCATTAGTGCAAGTGGCTCAAAAATTAGGCGAAGCCATGGCGAATAAAAACAACGCCGAGCAGCCCAAGAAAAAAGACGATGATGTGATTGATGCGGAAGTGGAGTGA
- a CDS encoding outer membrane beta-barrel protein, producing the protein MKTLFSVYLFLSLNPLFLEAKEITWSQFLENFKNKNEDDKPKPLTLDKNNEKQQILDKNQQILKRALEKSLKFFFIFGYNYSQAAYSTTNQNLTLTANSIGFNTATGLEHFLRNHPKVGFRIFSVYNYFHSVSLSQPQILMVQNYGGALDFSWIFVDRKTYRFRSYLGIALEQGVLLVDTIKSGAITTIIPRTKKTFFQAPLRFGFIVDFIGYLSLQFGIEMPLVRNVFYTYNNHQERFKPRFNANLSLIVSF; encoded by the coding sequence TTGAAAACTCTATTTAGTGTTTATCTCTTTTTATCGTTGAATCCACTCTTTTTAGAAGCTAAAGAAATCACTTGGTCTCAATTCTTAGAGAATTTTAAAAACAAGAATGAAGACGACAAACCTAAACCCCTAACCCTTGATAAAAACAATGAAAAACAGCAAATCCTAGACAAAAACCAGCAAATCTTAAAAAGGGCTTTAGAAAAAAGCCTTAAGTTTTTCTTTATTTTTGGATACAACTATTCGCAAGCCGCTTATTCAACCACTAACCAAAACTTGACTCTTACGGCAAATAGCATAGGGTTTAACACCGCTACGGGCTTGGAGCATTTTTTAAGAAACCACCCTAAAGTCGGTTTTAGAATCTTTAGCGTCTATAACTATTTCCATTCCGTTTCGCTCTCTCAGCCTCAAATCCTAATGGTGCAAAATTACGGAGGCGCGTTAGATTTTTCTTGGATTTTTGTGGATAGAAAAACCTATCGTTTTAGGAGTTATTTAGGAATCGCTTTAGAGCAAGGGGTGTTATTAGTGGATACGATTAAATCCGGTGCTATCACAACAATCATTCCTAGAACCAAGAAAACCTTTTTTCAAGCCCCTTTGCGCTTTGGTTTTATCGTGGATTTTATCGGCTATTTGTCCTTGCAATTTGGGATTGAAATGCCTTTAGTGAGGAATGTTTTTTACACCTACAATAACCATCAAGAAAGATTCAAACCACGATTTAACGCTAATCTTTCTTTAATCGTTTCGTTTTAA
- a CDS encoding S-ribosylhomocysteine lyase, whose amino-acid sequence MKMNVESFNLDHTKVKAPYVRVADRKKGANGDVIVKYDVRFKQPNQDHMDMPSLHSLEHLVAEIIRNHASYVVDWSPMGCQTGFYLTVLNHDNYTEILEVLEKTMQDVLKAKEVPASNEKQCGWAANHTLEGAQNLAHAFLDKRAEWSEVGV is encoded by the coding sequence ATGAAAATGAATGTAGAGAGTTTCAATTTGGATCACACTAAAGTCAAAGCCCCTTATGTGCGTGTCGCTGATCGCAAAAAGGGTGCTAATGGGGATGTGATTGTCAAATACGATGTGCGCTTCAAGCAACCCAACCAAGATCACATGGACATGCCTAGCTTACATTCTTTAGAGCATTTAGTCGCTGAGATTATCCGCAACCATGCCAGTTATGTCGTGGATTGGTCGCCTATGGGTTGCCAAACGGGATTTTATCTCACGGTGTTAAACCATGACAATTACACAGAGATTTTAGAGGTTTTAGAAAAGACGATGCAAGATGTGCTAAAGGCTAAAGAAGTGCCTGCCAGCAATGAAAAGCAATGCGGTTGGGCGGCTAACCACACTTTAGAGGGTGCACAAAATTTAGCACACGCTTTTTTAGACAAACGCGCTGAATGGTCTGAAGTGGGGGTTTGA
- a CDS encoding bifunctional metallophosphatase/5'-nucleotidase has translation MRKLILFIFLTLALSVSAKEVKIVFLETSDIHGRLFSYDYAVGEQKPNNGLTRIATLIKKQRAENKNVVLIDSGDLLQGNSAELFNDEPIHPLILAENDLKFDIRVLGNHEFNFSKDFLEKNIKGFNGDVVNANIIKTADNQPFVKPYAVKKIDGVRVAIVGYVVPHIPTWEASTPEHFAGLKFLDAEEALKKTLKELKGKYDVLIGAFHLGREDEKGGDGVPDLAKKFPQFDIIFAGHEHAVYNTKIGKVHTIEPGAYGAYLAKGVVVFDTKTKKKIVTTENLPTKGVPEDEELAKKYEYVDKKSKEYANEVVGEVTKTFIDRPDFITGEEKITTMPTAALQETPVIELINKVQKHYAKADVSAAALFNFGANLKKGPFKRKDVAYIYKFANTLIGVNITGENLLKYMEWSYQFYNQLQPGDLTISFNENIRGYNFDMFFGVKYQVDVTKPAGSRIINPTINNKPIDPKAVYKLAINNYRFGTLSKTLNLVTDANRYYNSYDALQDNGQIRDLIIKYITEEKGGKVTPELEHNWEIINYDFKNPLLEKLREKLKEGSIKIPTSKDARTLNVKSIKESEVK, from the coding sequence ATGAGAAAATTGATTTTATTCATCTTTTTAACGCTAGCACTTTCAGTATCTGCAAAAGAAGTCAAAATCGTGTTTTTAGAAACTTCAGACATTCATGGGCGGCTTTTTTCGTATGATTATGCGGTTGGCGAACAAAAACCCAATAACGGCTTGACAAGGATTGCAACCTTAATCAAAAAGCAAAGGGCTGAGAATAAAAATGTGGTTTTGATTGACAGCGGGGATTTGTTGCAGGGTAATAGCGCGGAGTTGTTTAATGATGAGCCGATTCATCCGCTAATCTTAGCCGAAAATGATTTGAAATTTGATATTCGTGTGCTTGGGAATCACGAGTTTAATTTCAGCAAGGATTTTTTAGAGAAAAATATCAAGGGGTTTAATGGCGATGTTGTGAATGCAAATATCATCAAAACTGCGGACAATCAGCCGTTTGTAAAACCTTATGCGGTTAAAAAAATTGATGGCGTGAGGGTGGCAATTGTGGGGTATGTGGTGCCGCACATCCCCACTTGGGAGGCTTCTACGCCTGAACATTTTGCAGGATTAAAGTTTTTGGACGCTGAAGAAGCGTTAAAAAAGACCTTGAAAGAGCTAAAAGGGAAATATGATGTTTTGATTGGCGCTTTTCATTTGGGGCGGGAAGATGAGAAAGGTGGCGATGGAGTCCCTGATCTGGCGAAAAAATTCCCGCAATTTGACATCATTTTTGCAGGGCATGAGCATGCGGTTTATAACACTAAAATAGGAAAGGTGCATACCATTGAGCCTGGAGCGTATGGGGCTTATCTGGCAAAAGGCGTGGTGGTGTTTGACACCAAAACGAAGAAAAAAATCGTAACGACTGAAAATTTACCCACAAAAGGCGTGCCAGAAGATGAAGAATTAGCGAAAAAATACGAATATGTGGATAAAAAATCAAAAGAATACGCTAATGAAGTTGTCGGCGAAGTTACAAAAACCTTTATTGACAGGCCTGATTTTATCACAGGAGAAGAAAAAATCACCACGATGCCCACCGCCGCATTGCAAGAAACACCGGTGATAGAATTGATCAATAAAGTGCAAAAACATTATGCAAAAGCCGATGTTTCAGCGGCAGCTTTATTCAATTTTGGCGCCAATTTGAAAAAAGGGCCTTTCAAAAGAAAAGATGTCGCCTATATTTACAAGTTCGCTAACACGCTCATTGGAGTGAATATAACGGGTGAAAATCTGTTAAAATACATGGAATGGTCGTATCAATTCTACAATCAGTTGCAACCAGGAGATTTGACGATCAGTTTTAATGAAAATATTCGCGGCTATAACTTTGATATGTTTTTTGGCGTGAAATACCAAGTTGATGTTACAAAACCCGCCGGATCAAGGATTATTAATCCGACGATCAACAACAAACCCATTGACCCCAAAGCGGTCTATAAATTAGCGATCAACAATTACCGATTTGGGACATTATCCAAGACATTAAATTTGGTTACAGACGCTAATAGGTATTATAATTCTTACGATGCATTGCAAGATAACGGGCAAATACGGGATTTAATCATCAAATACATCACAGAAGAAAAAGGCGGGAAGGTAACCCCTGAACTGGAACATAACTGGGAAATCATCAACTACGATTTCAAAAACCCGTTGTTGGAAAAATTGAGAGAAAAATTAAAAGAGGGGAGCATCAAAATCCCCACTTCAAAAGACGCAAGGACTTTGAATGTCAAATCCATTAAGGAAAGTGAAGTTAAATAA
- a CDS encoding cystathionine gamma-synthase has translation MHMQTKLIHGGISEDATTGAVSVPIYQTSTYRQDAIGRHKGYEYSRSGNPTRFALEELIADLEGGVKGFAFASGLAGIHAVFSLLQSGDHVLLGDDVYGGTFRLFNKVLVKNGLSCTIIDTSDISQIKKAIRQNTKALYLETPSNPLLKITDLVQCAGVAKDHDLLTIVDNTFATPYYQNPLLLGADIVVHSGTKYLGGHSDVVAGLVTTNNEALAQEIAFFQNAIGGVLGPQDSWLLQRGIKTLGLRMEAHQKNALCVAEFLEKHPKVERVYYPGLPTHPNYELAKAQMRGFSGMLSFTLKNDSEAVAFVESLKLFILGESLGGVESLVGVPAFMTHACIPKEQREAAGIRDGLVRLSVGIEHEQDLLEDLEQAFAKIS, from the coding sequence ATGCACATGCAAACCAAATTAATCCATGGGGGTATTAGTGAGGACGCCACAACAGGGGCGGTGAGCGTACCTATTTATCAAACTTCCACCTACCGCCAAGACGCCATAGGCCGCCACAAGGGCTATGAATACTCTCGCTCAGGAAACCCCACGCGCTTTGCTTTAGAAGAACTCATCGCTGATTTAGAAGGGGGGGTTAAGGGGTTTGCTTTTGCCTCTGGACTAGCTGGGATCCACGCCGTTTTTTCTCTCTTGCAATCAGGCGATCATGTGTTATTGGGCGATGATGTTTATGGGGGGACTTTCCGCTTGTTTAATAAAGTGCTTGTCAAAAACGGGCTTTCTTGCACCATTATAGACACTAGCGATATATCCCAAATCAAAAAGGCTATCAGGCAAAACACCAAAGCCCTTTATTTAGAAACCCCTAGTAATCCCTTGCTTAAAATCACGGATTTAGTGCAATGCGCTGGTGTCGCTAAAGATCATGATTTGCTCACTATCGTGGATAACACCTTTGCCACCCCCTATTATCAAAACCCGCTTCTTTTGGGAGCGGACATTGTGGTGCATAGCGGCACAAAATATTTAGGCGGGCATAGCGATGTGGTCGCTGGGCTTGTAACCACCAATAATGAAGCGCTAGCCCAAGAGATCGCTTTTTTCCAAAACGCTATCGGTGGGGTTTTAGGCCCTCAAGACAGTTGGCTGTTGCAAAGAGGGATTAAAACGCTAGGATTACGCATGGAGGCCCATCAAAAAAACGCCCTTTGCGTGGCTGAATTTTTAGAAAAACACCCTAAAGTAGAAAGGGTTTATTACCCGGGCTTGCCCACCCACCCTAATTACGAGCTAGCCAAAGCCCAAATGCGTGGCTTTAGCGGGATGCTCTCTTTCACCCTTAAAAATGACAGCGAAGCGGTTGCTTTTGTAGAAAGCCTTAAACTATTCATTTTAGGCGAGAGTTTGGGTGGGGTGGAAAGTTTGGTGGGGGTTCCAGCGTTTATGACCCATGCATGTATCCCTAAAGAACAACGAGAAGCTGCAGGGATTAGAGATGGCTTGGTGCGCTTGTCTGTGGGGATTGAGCATGAACAGGATTTGTTAGAAGATTTAGAGCAAGCGTTCGCTAAAATAAGCTAA
- a CDS encoding O-acetylserine-dependent cystathionine beta-synthase, whose amino-acid sequence MIITTMQDAIGRTPIFKFANKDYPIPLNSAIYAKLEHLNPGGSVKDRLGQYLIEEGFKTGKITSKTTIIEPTAGNTGIALALVAIKHHLKTIFVVPEKFSTEKQQIMRALGALVINTPTSEGISGAIKKSKELAESIPNSYLPLQFENPDNPAAYYHTLAPEIVQELGTNFTSFVAGIGSGGTFAGTARYLKERIPNIRLIGVEPEGSILNGGEPGPHEIEGIGVEFIPPFFENLDIDGFETISDEEGFSYTRKLAKKNGLLVGSSSGAAFVAALKEVQRLPEGSQVLTIFPDVADRYLSKGIYL is encoded by the coding sequence ATGATTATCACCACAATGCAAGACGCCATAGGCCGCACCCCCATTTTTAAATTCGCTAACAAGGATTACCCCATTCCGTTAAATTCCGCCATTTACGCCAAGCTAGAACATTTAAACCCGGGAGGGAGCGTTAAAGATCGCTTAGGCCAATACCTTATAGAAGAAGGGTTTAAAACAGGCAAAATCACTTCTAAAACAACCATCATTGAGCCTACCGCAGGCAATACCGGCATCGCTCTAGCCTTAGTGGCAATCAAGCACCATCTCAAAACCATCTTTGTTGTCCCAGAAAAATTCAGCACAGAAAAACAACAAATCATGAGGGCTTTGGGGGCTTTAGTGATCAACACGCCTACTAGCGAGGGGATTTCTGGCGCCATTAAAAAAAGTAAAGAGCTAGCCGAAAGTATCCCTAATAGCTATTTGCCCTTGCAATTTGAAAACCCTGATAATCCCGCCGCTTACTACCACACCCTAGCCCCTGAGATTGTCCAAGAATTAGGCACAAATTTTACGAGCTTTGTAGCCGGGATAGGGAGTGGTGGCACTTTTGCTGGCACAGCTAGGTATTTGAAAGAACGCATTCCTAATATCCGCTTAATTGGGGTGGAGCCGGAGGGTTCTATTTTGAATGGGGGCGAGCCTGGGCCTCATGAGATTGAGGGCATTGGCGTGGAGTTCATCCCTCCTTTTTTTGAAAACTTGGATATTGATGGCTTTGAAACGATTTCAGATGAAGAGGGTTTTAGCTATACTAGGAAGTTAGCCAAGAAAAACGGCTTATTAGTGGGGAGCTCTAGCGGGGCAGCTTTTGTGGCAGCGCTGAAAGAAGTGCAACGCCTCCCCGAAGGCAGCCAGGTTTTAACCATTTTCCCGGATGTTGCCGATCGTTATCTTTCTAAAGGTATTTATTTATAA
- the tlpB gene encoding methyl-accepting chemotaxis protein TlpB translates to MVFFSMFSSLGTRIMFVVLAALLGLGGLFIGFVKVMQKDVLTQLMEHLETGQYKKREKTLAYMTEIIEQGIHEYYKSFDNATARKMALDYFKRINDDKGMIYMVVVDKNGVVLFDPVNPKTVGQSGLDAQSVDGVYYVRGYLEAAKKGGGYTYYKMPKYDGGVPEKKFAYSHYDEVSQMVIATTSYYTDINTENKTIKEGVNKVFNENTTKLFLWILTATIALVVLTLIYAKLRIVKRIDELVFKINAFSHGDKDLRAKIDVGDRNDEISQVGRGVNLFVENARLIMEEIKGISTLNKTSMDKLIQITQETQKSMKNSSTTLNSVKNKATDIAGMMNASIEQSQGLRKRLIETQAFVKESKDAIVDLFSQITESVHTEEELSSQVEQLSRNADDVKSILDIINDIADQTNLLALNAAIEAARAGEHGRGFAVVADEVRNLAGRTQKSLAEINSTIMVIVQEINAVSSQMNLNSQKMERLSDMSKSVQETYEKMSSNLSSVVSDSNQSMDDYAKSGHQIEAMVSDFVEVEKVASKTLADSSDILNIVTHVSETAMNLDKQVNLFKT, encoded by the coding sequence ATGGTGTTTTTTTCAATGTTTTCTTCGTTGGGGACTCGTATTATGTTTGTCGTGTTAGCCGCTCTTTTAGGTTTAGGGGGGCTTTTTATTGGTTTTGTAAAGGTTATGCAAAAAGATGTGTTAACGCAACTCATGGAGCATTTAGAAACTGGGCAATACAAAAAGCGTGAAAAAACGCTCGCTTACATGACAGAAATTATTGAACAGGGCATTCATGAGTATTACAAAAGTTTTGATAACGCTACTGCAAGAAAAATGGCGTTGGATTATTTTAAACGCATTAACGACGATAAGGGCATGATTTATATGGTGGTGGTGGATAAAAACGGGGTGGTGCTGTTTGATCCGGTCAATCCTAAAACCGTAGGCCAATCAGGGCTTGACGCTCAGAGCGTTGATGGGGTGTATTATGTTAGGGGGTATTTGGAAGCGGCTAAAAAAGGGGGAGGTTACACTTATTATAAAATGCCTAAATACGATGGAGGCGTGCCGGAGAAAAAATTCGCCTACTCGCATTATGATGAGGTGTCTCAAATGGTGATCGCAACGACTTCTTATTACACTGACATTAACACAGAAAATAAGACGATTAAAGAAGGCGTAAATAAGGTTTTTAATGAAAACACCACGAAATTATTCCTTTGGATACTGACAGCGACAATAGCGTTAGTGGTTTTGACGCTCATATACGCTAAATTAAGGATCGTGAAACGCATTGACGAACTGGTTTTTAAAATCAACGCTTTCAGCCATGGGGATAAGGATTTGAGGGCCAAAATTGATGTGGGTGATCGCAACGATGAAATCTCGCAAGTGGGTCGTGGGGTCAATTTGTTTGTGGAAAACGCCCGCTTGATTATGGAAGAGATTAAAGGGATTTCCACCCTCAATAAAACTTCAATGGATAAATTAATCCAAATCACGCAAGAAACCCAAAAGAGCATGAAAAATTCATCAACCACCCTAAATTCCGTAAAAAATAAAGCCACTGATATAGCGGGCATGATGAATGCTTCCATAGAGCAGTCTCAAGGGTTAAGGAAGCGTTTGATTGAAACGCAAGCGTTTGTCAAAGAGAGCAAGGATGCGATTGTGGATTTATTTTCTCAAATCACAGAGAGCGTGCACACTGAAGAGGAACTCTCTAGCCAAGTGGAGCAACTCAGCCGTAACGCTGATGATGTCAAATCCATTTTGGATATTATCAATGATATTGCCGATCAAACCAATCTTTTAGCCCTAAATGCGGCTATTGAAGCTGCAAGAGCCGGCGAGCATGGCAGAGGCTTTGCGGTGGTGGCTGATGAGGTTAGGAATTTAGCCGGGCGCACTCAAAAGTCTTTAGCCGAAATCAATTCCACTATCATGGTGATTGTCCAAGAAATCAATGCCGTAAGCTCGCAAATGAACCTCAATTCGCAAAAAATGGAGCGCTTGAGCGATATGAGTAAAAGCGTGCAAGAAACTTACGAAAAAATGAGTTCTAATTTAAGCTCAGTCGTGTCAGACAGCAATCAAAGCATGGACGATTACGCCAAATCCGGACACCAAATTGAAGCTATGGTAAGCGATTTTGTAGAAGTGGAAAAAGTGGCTTCTAAGACTTTAGCCGATTCTTCAGATATTTTAAACATCGTTACGCATGTGAGCGAAACGGCCATGAATTTAGACAAACAAGTGAATTTATTTAAAACTTAA